A stretch of the Candidatus Omnitrophota bacterium genome encodes the following:
- a CDS encoding GuaB3 family IMP dehydrogenase-related protein — MGEWIGKDRKARRCYGFDEVALVPGDVTVNPNEVDTTWMLGRLKFKVPIIAAAMDGVVDVNFAVEFGKLGGFAVLNLEGVQTRYEDPCQVLDKIAKASPQKATELVQSLYTKPIKEELIEKRICEIKRANVPAVVSSIPQRAERFGQIAQSAGADIFIVQSTVTTVKHITKEYKVLDFRKFCSKLKLPVIVGNTCSYKTALELMDTGIEGLLVGIGPGAACTTRGVLGIGVPQVTATADCAAARDCYFKRKKRYVAIITDGGMSRGGEICKAFASGADAVMVGSAFARAKEAPGRGYHWGMATPHANLPRGTRIRVGTTGTLKEILYGPARLDDGSQNLMGALMTSMGNLGARNIKEMNAVELIIAPSIQTEGKVFQKAQGIGMGTSS; from the coding sequence ATGGGTGAATGGATTGGAAAAGACAGAAAAGCCCGGCGCTGTTATGGATTTGATGAGGTGGCTCTTGTGCCCGGTGATGTGACCGTAAACCCTAATGAAGTTGATACGACATGGATGCTGGGAAGGCTGAAATTCAAGGTGCCTATAATCGCGGCCGCCATGGACGGAGTCGTGGATGTCAACTTTGCAGTTGAATTCGGCAAGCTTGGCGGTTTTGCCGTGTTAAACCTTGAAGGTGTCCAGACCCGCTATGAAGACCCCTGCCAGGTTCTTGACAAGATAGCCAAGGCCAGCCCGCAGAAGGCGACTGAATTGGTTCAGTCATTATACACAAAGCCCATCAAAGAAGAGCTTATTGAAAAGAGGATATGTGAGATTAAGCGCGCCAATGTTCCCGCTGTTGTAAGTTCTATACCCCAGCGCGCCGAAAGATTCGGACAGATTGCCCAGTCAGCCGGGGCAGATATATTTATCGTCCAGTCAACCGTTACAACGGTAAAACACATCACAAAAGAATACAAGGTACTTGACTTCAGGAAATTCTGTTCAAAGCTGAAACTACCTGTTATCGTTGGAAATACCTGTAGTTATAAAACAGCCCTTGAACTGATGGATACGGGAATAGAAGGCCTGCTTGTTGGCATAGGCCCGGGCGCGGCATGCACTACACGAGGCGTGCTGGGTATCGGAGTGCCGCAAGTAACGGCTACGGCCGACTGCGCGGCGGCAAGAGATTGTTATTTTAAGCGCAAAAAAAGATACGTGGCAATCATTACCGATGGCGGCATGTCCAGGGGCGGGGAAATATGCAAGGCATTTGCCTCCGGTGCCGACGCGGTCATGGTCGGCTCTGCTTTTGCCAGGGCAAAAGAAGCGCCGGGCAGAGGTTATCACTGGGGCATGGCAACCCCGCATGCGAATCTTCCGCGCGGAACAAGGATACGGGTCGGAACTACAGGCACATTAAAAGAGATCTTATACGGCCCTGCAAGGCTTGATGACGGTTCACAGAACCTTATGGGCGCTCTTATGACATCTATGGGCAATCTTGGCGCGCGTAATATCAAAGAAATGAATGCTGTTGAGCTTATAATAGCCCCGTCCATACAGACAGAGGGTAAGGTATTTCAGAAAGCCCAGGGTATCGGTATGGGGACGTCAAGTTAA
- a CDS encoding DNA polymerase III subunit alpha, which yields MKNSQFVHLHNHTQYSLLDGASLLTELIKLVQLYNMPSIAITDHGNMFGAIEFYLLCKEAGIKPIIGCEMYMAPASRFDKSSHGIHDAAYHLVLLARDETGYHNLMELVSIGYLEGFYYRPRIDKETLAAHSKGLICTSACLKGEIAHLLNAGQQEPAERVAGEFNELFGKGNFYLEMMDHGIPEQIRVNAHLIRMSKALGIGLVATNDCHYLQRQHARAQEALLAIQTQTTLEDPDRMKMQTDEFYLKTPEEMNRLFRDTPEAISNTLVIAEKCDLKLDLKSKHLPKFSPPDGKDGREYLKGLVYEGMKKKYAEHDSQVESRIENELKVIADSGFISYFLIVWDFIRYAKENNIPIGPGRGSAAGSVVSYCLDITDLDPLKYNLLFERFLNPERISLPDIDIDFCYERRDEVIQYVRHKYGDENVAQIITFGTMMAKGSIRDVARVLGFTYSDADRIAKLVPNDLNITIEQALRQEPELMQMYKNDKRVTELIDIASTLEGVTRHASTHAAGVVISDKKLSSHIPLFKTNDDQISTGYPMGSLEKIGLLKMDFLGLKTLTVIDQAVKIIKRTQSKDLDIKNIPLNDKQTYKLLQQAESSGVFQVESRGMRDILRKLKPAVFEDIIALLALYRPGPIGSGMVDDFINRKHGRLRVKYDHPLLEPILKATHGIILYQEQVMQIVNRLAGFSLSQADLLRRAISKKDPEVIQQQRKHFIDGCQQHNVDKAIADKVFSLIEYFSNYGFNKSHSAAYALISYRTAYLKAHYPVEFMAALLTSERDNTDKVAQYIEECQRMNIGVLPPDVNESFAHFTVVNKSIRFGLGAVKNVGEGAIDSIVSARKNKGSFQNLYDFTEHVDLRLVNRKVIESLIKCGAMDSFKLHRSQMTAMLDHALEVAGVLQKDRLSGQFSLFDGMEPDDKYKSHFQQAPDVKEWPESQLLAFEKGLLGFYISSHPLATYEKSLKLYASSTTQTLGHLHDGDEASIGGIITKAKYTFTKRNNEKMAILRLEDLKGTVEVLVFPRTFKDAEKNIAEDNIVFVRGKVNLREDSPKIIAEEVLPLEEARNKYTQALSIELVTTAMEQQTLAKLNDILKKHKGQTPVYINFTTPDKKKVQMAAGKDLSVLPTDALIGEIESLVGEGAVSVWV from the coding sequence ATGAAAAATTCTCAATTTGTCCATCTTCACAATCATACGCAATACAGCCTTCTTGACGGCGCCTCATTATTGACCGAACTTATCAAGCTTGTCCAGCTTTATAATATGCCTTCTATCGCCATAACCGACCATGGGAATATGTTCGGCGCCATTGAGTTCTACCTGCTTTGTAAAGAAGCGGGTATCAAGCCCATAATCGGATGCGAGATGTATATGGCGCCTGCCAGCAGATTTGATAAATCCAGCCACGGTATCCATGACGCGGCCTATCACCTTGTATTACTTGCCCGGGATGAAACAGGCTATCATAACCTTATGGAGCTTGTCAGCATAGGATACCTTGAAGGGTTTTATTACAGGCCCCGTATTGATAAAGAAACATTAGCCGCCCATTCCAAAGGCCTTATATGCACAAGCGCCTGCCTTAAAGGTGAAATAGCCCACCTTTTGAATGCGGGCCAGCAGGAGCCTGCCGAGCGTGTTGCCGGAGAATTTAATGAGCTGTTCGGTAAAGGCAATTTTTACCTTGAAATGATGGACCACGGCATACCCGAACAGATAAGGGTGAATGCTCACCTGATCCGGATGTCCAAGGCGCTGGGCATAGGCCTTGTCGCGACGAACGACTGCCACTATCTACAGCGCCAGCATGCCAGAGCCCAGGAAGCTTTACTTGCCATACAGACCCAGACAACCCTTGAAGATCCGGATAGAATGAAGATGCAGACAGATGAATTTTATCTAAAGACTCCGGAGGAAATGAACAGGCTTTTCCGTGATACGCCTGAAGCGATAAGCAATACCCTTGTTATTGCCGAAAAATGCGACCTGAAACTTGACCTCAAAAGCAAACATTTGCCCAAGTTTAGCCCGCCCGACGGAAAAGACGGCAGGGAATATCTTAAAGGGCTTGTTTATGAAGGCATGAAGAAGAAATATGCCGAACACGACAGCCAGGTAGAGTCAAGGATAGAAAACGAACTGAAGGTAATAGCCGACAGCGGCTTTATCAGCTATTTTTTGATTGTCTGGGATTTTATACGTTATGCCAAGGAAAATAATATACCCATAGGCCCGGGCAGGGGAAGCGCGGCGGGCAGTGTCGTAAGCTATTGCCTGGACATAACAGACCTTGACCCGTTAAAATACAATCTGCTTTTTGAGAGGTTTTTAAACCCCGAGCGCATAAGCCTGCCCGATATAGATATTGATTTTTGCTATGAAAGGCGTGACGAGGTAATTCAATATGTCAGGCATAAATACGGAGATGAAAATGTCGCGCAGATAATAACCTTCGGCACTATGATGGCAAAAGGCTCAATCAGAGATGTTGCCAGGGTGCTGGGTTTTACGTATTCCGACGCGGACAGGATAGCCAAGCTTGTCCCTAATGACCTGAATATTACCATAGAGCAGGCATTAAGGCAGGAGCCCGAGCTTATGCAGATGTATAAGAACGATAAGCGGGTGACCGAGCTCATTGATATAGCAAGCACGCTGGAAGGTGTTACGCGCCACGCCTCAACGCATGCCGCCGGAGTTGTCATAAGCGATAAAAAGCTGTCAAGCCATATACCCCTGTTTAAGACAAACGACGACCAGATCTCAACAGGCTATCCTATGGGTTCGCTTGAGAAGATAGGCCTTCTCAAGATGGATTTTCTCGGGCTTAAAACGCTTACGGTAATAGACCAGGCGGTAAAGATAATCAAGCGCACGCAGTCCAAAGACCTTGACATAAAAAATATACCGCTTAATGACAAGCAGACATATAAACTGCTTCAACAGGCTGAATCATCAGGCGTGTTCCAGGTTGAAAGCCGCGGCATGCGGGACATTTTAAGAAAGCTCAAGCCCGCTGTTTTTGAGGACATAATAGCCCTTTTGGCATTATACAGGCCGGGGCCTATAGGAAGCGGCATGGTTGATGATTTTATCAACAGAAAACACGGCCGCCTGCGCGTCAAATACGACCACCCGCTCCTTGAACCGATTTTGAAGGCCACGCACGGTATCATACTGTATCAGGAACAGGTCATGCAGATAGTTAACAGGCTGGCGGGCTTCAGCCTCTCGCAGGCGGACCTTCTAAGGCGGGCCATAAGCAAGAAAGACCCGGAGGTAATACAACAGCAGAGAAAGCATTTTATAGACGGCTGTCAACAGCACAATGTGGACAAGGCAATAGCGGATAAGGTGTTCAGCCTTATAGAATATTTTTCAAACTACGGTTTCAATAAAAGCCATTCGGCGGCATATGCTTTGATCTCATACAGAACGGCCTATCTCAAGGCGCATTATCCGGTTGAATTCATGGCAGCGCTTCTGACAAGCGAGCGCGATAATACCGATAAGGTAGCGCAGTATATAGAGGAATGCCAGCGCATGAATATCGGTGTTTTGCCGCCCGATGTAAATGAGAGCTTCGCGCATTTTACGGTTGTCAATAAGAGCATACGTTTTGGCCTGGGGGCGGTAAAGAATGTCGGTGAAGGCGCCATTGATTCCATAGTTTCAGCAAGGAAGAATAAAGGAAGTTTCCAAAATCTTTATGATTTTACCGAACACGTTGACCTAAGGCTTGTAAACAGGAAAGTGATAGAAAGCCTGATAAAGTGCGGCGCTATGGACAGCTTCAAACTTCACCGTTCGCAGATGACGGCCATGCTTGACCATGCCCTTGAGGTTGCCGGCGTCCTGCAAAAAGACCGCTTAAGCGGCCAATTTTCTTTATTTGACGGAATGGAACCCGATGATAAATATAAATCGCATTTCCAGCAGGCCCCCGACGTAAAGGAATGGCCTGAGTCACAGCTTCTTGCCTTTGAAAAGGGATTGCTGGGATTTTATATCTCAAGCCATCCGCTTGCCACATATGAAAAGAGCCTCAAGCTTTACGCCTCATCAACAACCCAGACACTCGGCCATTTACACGACGGCGATGAGGCATCTATCGGCGGTATTATAACAAAGGCAAAATACACGTTTACGAAACGAAACAATGAAAAGATGGCCATATTGCGCCTTGAGGATTTGAAAGGAACTGTTGAGGTCCTTGTCTTTCCCCGGACATTTAAAGACGCTGAAAAAAACATAGCGGAAGATAATATTGTTTTTGTAAGGGGCAAGGTCAATCTTAGGGAGGACAGCCCCAAGATCATCGCGGAAGAGGTCCTGCCGCTTGAGGAGGCAAGGAACAAATATACCCAGGCCTTGTCTATAGAGCTTGTCACCACGGCCATGGAACAGCAGACCCTTGCTAAACTTAATGATATATTAAAAAAGCATAAGGGCCAAACGCCTGTTTATATAAATTTTACTACGCCTGATAAAAAGAAGGTGCAGATGGCCGCCGGAAAGGACCTGTCGGTTCTGCCGACAGACGCTCTTATCGGCGAGATTGAGTCTCTGGTGGGTGAAGGGGCTGTAAGCGTATGGGTATAG